The following coding sequences lie in one Haematobia irritans isolate KBUSLIRL chromosome 3, ASM5000362v1, whole genome shotgun sequence genomic window:
- the LOC142231102 gene encoding uncharacterized protein LOC142231102: protein MDGFGGTTIFVKSTLKHNTVINKSENNLDIVAIELPEIKLNNLKITILSIYRSQRCVVSNFIAQLELALKEFRSSNILVVGDVNVDLLVPNRSLNLLENLMYDYNLHSCHENITRPSSGTCIDWVFSNNPSKFLVCSVENTLSDHNFVFCDVTLHSDKNEYLTEYQEKINYTKFGQLIDPTLSSLLNRTPSPDLCQKLVQLLSTAASRSTETSTKRINMRMKMAPWINEALYNLICLKQNLLKKRRRKRTNYSLNEQLKRISKIIKLCNKKLMNDYYQQNFGFCGTDARRTWRFLNNELGRQKTQTLELFNENGRSISDDVEKAITLNEYFVKSILDLKNGIQHYQYDDINMFGTLVQQFTSWDLVEICGSDIINVIEALNMNKSSGYDNITVRMICMRKELVGEILAKIFNEMIENRKYPDVLKIHKIIPIPKVPGSRRVTDFRPVAVLPIIDKIFEKIICNQFSQFLNENNILYENQFGTDAALVYVIEYICAGLDSGYKGVAGVFFDYSKAFDLVQHDILLEKLRYIGVSGRTVELLKDYLSNRFQYVQVGESKSNKLPVNYGVPQGSVLGPLLFKIYINDLKNINFNGKLVMFADDLCLFYKYKHETVLQTEIQYDASILSEYARLNKLILNSSKTKFIRFTTNVRETGEMTVPVNGETIQESKMVKYLGVNLCSNLLWDEHIKSVKAKVSSATGILHKFRNILTTDTKLMIYHSLIHSHLTYLPIIYAHRSTRTLKELQSAQNKALKVVYNLPLRYPTTLLYKNHAKNILPIRGLYKQQLLLHMFKSVHRLNTRSLQFDQNFTRTGRVTRQSSNLNVARCRIDLTKQRISFAGPTEYNNLPGRLKNICVISSFKNELKSYLLDNLTMLL, encoded by the coding sequence ATGGATGGTTTCGGTGGGACaacaattttcgtcaaatcaaCTTTAAAACACAATACTGTTATAAATAAAAGCGAAAATAATTTGGATATTGTTGCGATTGAATTACCTGagatcaaattaaataatttgaaaattacgATACTATCAATATATAGATCACAACGATGTGTTGTCAGTAATTTTATTGCACAGTTGGAGTTGGCCTTGAAGGAATTTCGATCTAGTAATATTTTGGTTGTTGGTGATGTTAATGTTGACTTGTTGGTACCTAATCGGTCACTAAATTTGTTGGAAAATCTGATGTACGATTATAACTTGCACTCTTGTCATGAAAATATAACTAGACCATCCAGTGGAACATGTATAGACTGGGTTTTCAGCAACAACCCTTCGAAATTTTTGGTTTGCAGTGTTGAAAACACACTCTCTgaccataattttgttttttgtgatgTGACATTACATTCGGATAAGAATGAGTATCTTACGGAATATCaagagaaaataaattatacgaaATTTGGTCAACTTATAGATCCTACTTTATCCTCATTACTCAATCGGACTCCTTCTCCTGATTTATGTCAAAAACTTGTCCAGTTACTATCAACTGCTGCAAGTCGCAGTACCGAAACATCCACGAAGCGAATAAATATGAGAATGAAAATGGCCCCCTGGATAAATGAAGCGTTATATAACTTGATATGTCTTaagcaaaatttattaaaaaagagaagaagaaaaagaactAATTATAGTTTGAATGAGCAACTGAAAAGAATAAGCAAAATAATCAAgttatgtaataaaaaactgatgAATGATTACTACCagcaaaattttggattttgtggAACAGATGCAAGACGAACATGGCGGTTTTTAAATAATGAGTTGGGGAGACAGAAAACTCAAACGTTggaactttttaatgaaaatggaaGATCAATTAGTGATGATGTAGAGAAAGCAATAACcttaaatgaatattttgttaaatcgaTTCTTGATCTAAAAAATGGCATTCAACATTACCAATATGATGACATAAATATGTTTGGTACATTAGTACAGCAGTTTACTTCATGGGACTTAGTTGAGATTTGTGGATCGGATATAATAAATGTTATCGAAGCTCTAAACATGAACAAAAGTTCCGGTTATGACAACATAACAGTGAGAATGATTTGTATGAGAAAGGAATTGGTTggtgaaatattggcaaaaatctTCAATGAAATGATAGAAAATAGGAAATATCCTGACGTgctgaaaattcataaaattattcctaTACCTAAAGTTCCGGGTTCGAGACGAGTTACAGATTTTCGGCCTgtagcagtgttgccaattatcgacaaaatttttgaaaaaatcataTGTAATCAgttttctcagtttctaaatgagaataatattttatatgaaaatcagtTTGGAACGGATGCAGCTTTGGTGTATGTTATAGAATATATTTGTGCTGGACTAGACTCTGGATATAAAGGAGTCGCTGGAGTATTTTTCGACTATTCAAAGGCTTTCGACTTAGTGCAGCACGACATATTGCTAGAAAAGCTACGTTACATTGGAGTATCTGGCCGTACAGTGGAGCTTCTAAAAGATTATTTGAGTAATCGATTTCAATATGTACAAGTAGGCGAATCCAAGAGCAATAAATTGCCAGTAAATTATGGTGTTCCGCAAGGAAGTGTACTAGGACCACTACTCTTCAAGATATATAtaaatgatttaaaaaatataaactttaaTGGGAAGTTAGTAATGTTTGCTGATGACTTGTGTCTGTTTTACAAATACAAACATGAAACAGTATTGCAGACGGAGATACAATACGACGCATCAATATTGTCGGAGTATGCTCgattaaataaacttattttgAACTCATCAAAAACTAAGTTCattaggtttaccacaaatgtaaGAGAAACTGGAGAGATGACTGTTCCAGTTAATggagaaactattcaagagtctAAGATGGTCAAATATTTAGGAGTGAATTTGTGtagcaatcttctttgggatgaACACATAAAAAGTGTAAAGGCAAAAGTATCATCAGCCACTGGAATTTTGCATAagtttagaaatattttaactACTGATACAAAACTGATGATATACCACTCACTTATCCATTCCCACTTGACATATTTACCTATAATTTATGCACATCGTTCAACGAGAACTTTAAAGGAGCTACAGTCCGCCCAGAACAAAGCCTTAAAAGTTGTCTACAATTTGCCACTGCGTTATCCAACAACACTTTTATATAAGAATCATGCTAAAAATATATTGCCAATTCGTGGTTTATATAAGCAGCAGTTATTGTTACATATGTTCAAATCTGTACATAGATTAAACACaagatcgttacaatttgatcaaaattttaccagAACAGGGAGAGTAACTAGACAATCCAGTAATTTGAATGTAGCACGTTGTCGGATAGATTTAACCAAGCAAAGAATATCATTTGCCGGCCCTACTGAATACAATAACTTGCCAGGCAGATTAAAAAACATTTGTGTTATATCTTcatttaaaaatgaactaaagtcATATTTATTAGATAATTTGACAATGCTTTTGTAA